From the Candidatus Saccharimonadaceae bacterium ML1 genome, one window contains:
- the tig gene encoding trigger factor: protein MKTTVTHESDTRVKVVVAADHAELAAAEQVALKRLAKTVKVNGFRTGHVPLEIVKKHADLNALAQETLDAALNRAVAEAFLNNDLQVLARPEVEIKKYVPGELLEFTAEADVLPEVKLGDYKKLKAKKAAVNVDKKEIDEVIERIQKGLSEKKEVKRAAKIGDETVIDFVGKKDGEAFQGGTGKDYPLVLGSNSFIPGFEDALIGLKAGDTKDVKLAFPKDYHAKDLAGQDVVFEVTVKKVNSVKLPALDDKFAAKAGPFTSMDDLRKDIKAEITAQAERKATDDLKDELVKQLVAKSTVSVPSVLRDDQIRSLEQDLRQNLMYRGRTLEQYFEEKGYADRDAWVKAEANDAADARIKAGLVLAQLSKELKIEATADELAAHINAYKQQYSNNPKMAKHFDKPEAQREVANRLITEKTIDKLVELNS from the coding sequence ATGAAGACGACAGTAACACACGAATCAGATACGCGCGTGAAAGTAGTGGTCGCGGCGGATCATGCCGAACTGGCAGCAGCTGAGCAGGTGGCGCTAAAGCGCTTAGCAAAAACAGTCAAAGTTAACGGATTTCGTACGGGGCATGTGCCGCTTGAGATTGTGAAAAAACATGCCGATTTGAATGCGTTGGCGCAGGAAACGCTAGACGCAGCGCTAAACCGTGCGGTTGCCGAAGCTTTTTTGAACAACGATTTGCAGGTGCTAGCCCGCCCTGAGGTTGAAATTAAAAAATACGTACCGGGCGAGCTATTAGAGTTTACTGCCGAAGCAGATGTACTGCCTGAAGTGAAATTAGGCGATTACAAAAAGCTTAAGGCAAAAAAAGCGGCGGTTAACGTCGATAAAAAAGAAATTGACGAAGTAATTGAACGAATTCAAAAAGGGTTGTCGGAAAAGAAAGAAGTCAAACGCGCTGCAAAAATAGGTGATGAGACAGTGATTGATTTCGTCGGTAAAAAAGATGGCGAGGCGTTTCAGGGCGGTACGGGTAAGGATTATCCGCTGGTGCTTGGTTCAAATTCTTTTATTCCGGGGTTTGAAGATGCGCTTATTGGCTTGAAAGCGGGCGATACAAAAGATGTTAAGCTGGCGTTTCCGAAGGACTATCATGCGAAAGACTTAGCTGGGCAGGACGTTGTGTTTGAAGTTACAGTGAAAAAAGTGAATAGCGTAAAGTTGCCTGCGCTCGACGATAAATTTGCCGCAAAGGCTGGTCCATTTACGTCAATGGATGATTTGCGCAAGGATATAAAAGCGGAGATTACAGCGCAAGCTGAGCGCAAGGCGACGGACGACCTGAAAGATGAGTTGGTAAAACAGCTGGTTGCAAAGAGCACAGTGAGCGTGCCATCGGTATTGCGCGACGATCAAATCCGTTCGCTGGAGCAGGATTTACGCCAAAATTTGATGTATCGAGGCCGCACTTTAGAGCAGTATTTTGAAGAGAAGGGTTATGCCGATCGCGATGCCTGGGTGAAAGCCGAAGCAAACGATGCCGCCGACGCGCGCATCAAGGCGGGTCTAGTGCTGGCGCAGTTAAGTAAAGAACTGAAAATTGAAGCGACAGCAGACGAGTTGGCGGCGCATATCAACGCCTATAAGCAGCAATACTCGAACAATCCCAAGATGGCAAAACACTTTGATAAACCCGAGGCGCAGCGCGAGGTTGCAAATCGGCTGATCACTGAAAAAACAATCGACAAGCTGGTTGAACTGAACTCGTAG
- a CDS encoding Histidine--tRNA ligase: protein MKASLANLVGGQELYYPQSVRVRYHIESAWRRTAKLYGYEEFGDDMPVSVHYARRFKISNGSLGRPAYSWSGRVFHYDNVGCESPRADVEAIAIAKRSLDAIGLPRTSYRIRLNDARIVQAILEDYLELDAIQTELMTRLLAEKRMLTPVEFRDRAIDIVGRMQAGTILQQLAKVLAAKNAEELPEVVREHNAYQDLAALYARLEVLGITGVVLDLTLSYADCTAGVLFDIVANDEKLLYRGGRMVAPSLETLVASLGDMAHIVETLEESGHAGLPSATEVYVAAVGRVFDTAERIAEKLRSEGIHTEVDYTGRTLAEQLVTAVEKDITYVMLIDEASVERQTYTLKNLRDGTDKTVGFERIVTAVSDRRVRVREDDDFDLSEFLDGFDA from the coding sequence ATGAAAGCTTCGTTAGCCAATTTGGTGGGCGGCCAGGAGCTGTACTACCCGCAATCTGTTCGTGTGCGCTATCATATTGAATCGGCGTGGCGTCGAACGGCAAAATTATACGGCTACGAAGAATTTGGCGACGACATGCCGGTGTCGGTGCATTATGCGCGGCGCTTTAAGATCTCAAACGGCTCGCTCGGACGACCGGCGTATTCATGGTCGGGGCGGGTTTTTCATTACGACAATGTTGGCTGCGAGTCGCCGCGTGCTGATGTTGAGGCGATTGCTATTGCAAAGCGCAGCCTGGATGCGATCGGGCTGCCGCGCACGAGCTATCGTATACGATTGAACGACGCGCGAATCGTGCAAGCGATTTTGGAGGATTATTTAGAACTGGATGCAATACAGACCGAGCTCATGACGCGCCTGCTTGCAGAAAAGCGCATGCTTACGCCTGTAGAGTTCCGCGACCGTGCGATCGATATCGTTGGGCGTATGCAAGCGGGCACGATTTTGCAGCAGCTCGCCAAAGTATTGGCGGCGAAAAATGCTGAGGAACTACCGGAAGTGGTGCGCGAGCATAACGCATACCAAGATTTAGCGGCATTGTATGCGCGGCTTGAGGTGCTCGGTATCACCGGCGTAGTACTTGATTTAACATTATCGTATGCCGATTGCACAGCCGGCGTATTGTTTGATATTGTCGCGAACGATGAAAAATTATTATATCGCGGTGGGCGAATGGTCGCGCCGTCGCTGGAAACGTTAGTTGCATCGTTGGGCGATATGGCGCATATCGTTGAGACTCTGGAAGAAAGCGGACATGCAGGATTACCGAGCGCAACTGAAGTATACGTGGCGGCGGTTGGGCGCGTATTTGATACGGCGGAGCGAATCGCCGAAAAACTACGCAGCGAAGGAATCCATACCGAAGTTGACTATACCGGTCGAACGTTAGCAGAGCAGCTGGTCACGGCGGTAGAAAAAGATATCACGTATGTCATGCTTATTGATGAGGCGAGCGTGGAACGGCAGACGTACACGCTGAAAAATTTGCGCGACGGCACAGACAAAACAGTCGGGTTTGAACGAATCGTAACAGCCGTGAGCGACCGCCGCGTGCGCGTCCGCGAAGATGATGATTTTGACTTGTCGGAGTTTTTGGACGGCTTTGACGCCTGA
- a CDS encoding TrmH family RNA methyltransferase: MTPSDSRNVVNRYKGVPMEQIINDLDAHGSMLEIAIDNVERDFNMGTIVRSANAFGVRHVHVIGRRQWNKRGAMMTDKYLHVHYYAAADDFIHAITGKELVAIDNVDGSQPLSRTKLPKNAVLLFGAERSGIRQELLRYAPRTIAIEQFGSTRSLNVGVAAGIAMYAWVQQHRL; this comes from the coding sequence ATGACGCCTAGCGACTCCCGCAACGTCGTCAACCGTTACAAAGGCGTGCCGATGGAGCAAATTATCAATGATCTGGACGCGCATGGTTCAATGCTAGAGATTGCAATTGATAATGTTGAGCGGGACTTCAATATGGGCACGATCGTGCGCAGCGCGAATGCGTTTGGCGTGCGGCACGTGCATGTTATTGGGCGGCGGCAATGGAATAAGCGCGGCGCAATGATGACCGACAAATACTTGCACGTGCACTACTATGCGGCGGCGGATGACTTTATACATGCGATTACGGGCAAAGAACTGGTTGCAATCGACAATGTCGATGGCTCGCAGCCTTTGAGCCGCACGAAACTACCGAAAAATGCTGTACTGCTATTTGGCGCGGAACGCTCAGGAATTCGCCAAGAGCTATTGCGGTATGCTCCCCGGACTATTGCGATTGAGCAATTTGGCAGTACGCGCAGCCTTAATGTCGGCGTAGCGGCTGGAATCGCGATGTATGCGTGGGTGCAGCAGCATAGGCTGTAA